GCGCCACGGCGCGCAAAGCCTTTTTGATTATGCGGCCGGTTTCCGCCGATATGGGCAGCCGGCCTTTTTGTTCAGGCCCTATGCGTTCCACCAGTTCCCCTTTGTCAGATACGATCCGGCTGACCAAATAAGGCCGGTAAAGGATGCCGCCATTGGCGATGCCCGCTATGGAAACGGCCATCTGCAAAGGGGTGGCCAGCTGAAAGCCCTGCCCGATCCCCGCGTCAAAGGTTTCCGCCAAGTACCAATCTTCCTTGAGCGTCCGCTTTTTGTATTCCACGCTGGCCACGATGCCTTCCGCTTCGCCGAAAAGATCTATCCCCGTCCGCTGGCCGTAGCCAAACCCGCGCGCGAATTTTTCTATGTTGTTCGGCCCCAGCCGGTAGGCCATTTCGTAAAAGTATACATTGTCGGACTTTATCAGCGCTTCGTTAAAATCAATCCAGCCCAACGCGCCGCCGCCGTAGTTGCCCTTTTGCGGCACCGCCCTGTGATAGCCGGCGTCGAATATCTTCTCCTGCGGCGTTACCTTGCCCAGTTCCAAGGCCGCCGCGCCCGTTACCATCTTAAAGGTCGAGCCGGGCGGGTATTCGCCGCTGATCGCTTTGTTGTTCAAAGGGTTGTACGGGTTGCGGCTCAGCGCGTCCCAATCTTTTTGCGAAATGCCGGAGACAAATAGGTTCGGGTCAAAAGCCGGCCGGCTGACCAAGGCCAGCACGGCGCCGTCGCGCGGGTCAAGCGCGACTACGGCGGCCGCAAAGGCGTTGGGGCTGCCGCCGTTTTTGCGCAGCCATGCCAAATGTTTGTCTAGGGCGCTCTCGGCCGCTTTCTGCACTTCGATGTCAATGGTCAGGTAAATGCTGTGCCCGGGCGACGGCTCGCGTTTGCCGATCTCTTGCACGACGCGCCCGGCCACGTCAACTTCCACCCTTTTCCCGCCGTCCTGCCCGCGCAGCGTGTTGTCGTAATACTGTTCCAGCCCCATCTTGCCGATTATGCCGCCGGCCATGTATCCTTCGCCTTTGAGGCTTTTCAGTTCCGCTTCGCTGATCTCGCCCACATAACCTATGGCGTGGGCGGCCGTTTCGCCGAAAAGATAGGTGCGCAAAGGTTGCACAATGATCGCGGCCCCCGGCAGGACGGCGCGCTTTTCTTCTATCTGCGTCATCATCTCCGGCGTGAGGTCGCTCTTTAGCAGCACCGGCTCAAAATTGTCCTTGTTTTTCTCGATTTTTTGCATGATCGCGCTATCCGGGACATGGATGATTTCGCTCAGGCGCTTGGCCACTTCCGGCGTAAAGCCGGTTTCCCTCGCGTTCACCACCAACGTAAAGCCCGGCCGGTTGTTCACCAGCGGCACGCCGTTGCGGTCATAGAACAGGCCGCGCGGCGCCATGATCGGCGTCAGCCTTGTCCGGTTGCCGTCGGA
The sequence above is a segment of the Acidaminococcales bacterium genome. Coding sequences within it:
- the mrdA gene encoding penicillin-binding protein 2, with amino-acid sequence MLTKKYAYRFECISLLGALLFLVLACRVAYLQLYEGDYYKRQSDGNRTRLTPIMAPRGLFYDRNGVPLVNNRPGFTLVVNARETGFTPEVAKRLSEIIHVPDSAIMQKIEKNKDNFEPVLLKSDLTPEMMTQIEEKRAVLPGAAIIVQPLRTYLFGETAAHAIGYVGEISEAELKSLKGEGYMAGGIIGKMGLEQYYDNTLRGQDGGKRVEVDVAGRVVQEIGKREPSPGHSIYLTIDIEVQKAAESALDKHLAWLRKNGGSPNAFAAAVVALDPRDGAVLALVSRPAFDPNLFVSGISQKDWDALSRNPYNPLNNKAISGEYPPGSTFKMVTGAAALELGKVTPQEKIFDAGYHRAVPQKGNYGGGALGWIDFNEALIKSDNVYFYEMAYRLGPNNIEKFARGFGYGQRTGIDLFGEAEGIVASVEYKKRTLKEDWYLAETFDAGIGQGFQLATPLQMAVSIAGIANGGILYRPYLVSRIVSDKGELVERIGPEQKGRLPISAETGRIIKKALRAVAQEGGTAWQLADFPIPMAGKTGTSENSHGRDHGLFVAYAPADEPEIAIAVLVEQGGYGASAAIPIAKDILGQYFNVK